The genomic region AAGCGGGAGTACTCCTTCACAATCACCGTCTTATCGGACGGGTACTCGGAGCGCTCCGGGTGGAAGTGGCGGAACTCGTGGATACGGGTGTACGGCACGTCCGCGTCGTTGTAGTTCATCACCGGGGTGCCCTGGAAGTCGCCGATCTCGAGCACTTCCTGCTCGAAGTCGAGGGTGCGCCAGCCCAGGCGACCCTCGGCGTAGTCGAAGTACTGGTCCAGAGGGCCGGTGTAAACCACCGGCGCGTCCGGGTTCTCGGCGCGGACCTCGGAAGCGACGGCGAACCAGTCGGTGTTCGTGCGGACGTCGATAAGCTCATGCTCCGCCATCTTCTCCAGCCAGGCGGCGTAGCCGTCGACGGGCAGGCCCTCGTAGGTGTCGTTGAAGTAGCGGTTGTTGAAGGTGTAGCGCACCGGCAGCCGCGAGATGATCTCCGGCGGCAGGTCGGTGGGGTCGGTCTGCCACTGTTTGGCGGTGTAGTGCTTCACAAACGCGTCGTAGAGCGGCTTGCCGATGAGCGCGATGCCGCGCTCCTCCAGGTTCGTCGCGGCCGCGGGGTCGAGGCCTTCGCGCTGCTCCTCGATGAGCTTTTTCGCCTCTTCCGGCGAGTAGTAGCGGCCGAAGAACTGGTTGATCAGGCCGAGCCCCATGGGGAACTGGTAGGCGGTGCCGTCGTGCATCGCGAAGACGCGGTGCTGGTAATCCGTGAAGTCTGTGAACCGGTTGACGTATTCCCACACCCGCTCGTTGGAGGTGTGGAACAGGTGGGCGCCGTACTTGTGCACCTCAATCCCCGTTTCCGGCTCGTTTTCGCTGTATGCGTTGCCGCCGATGTGGCTGCGCTTTTCCACCACCAGCACGCGTTTGCCCAGCTCGCTCGCCGCCTGCTCGGCCACGGTGAGGCCGAAGAAACCCGATCCAACAACAATGAGGTCGTATGCCATGAGGCCTATTTTCGCACAGTTGCCTATCGACGGAGCTCCGCCGCGACACGCCACAGAAGTCTCAAGTCTTTCTTGAGGCTTGAACTTGCACTACACTTCGTTTCTGTCACATTTGCCACTACTTTCGCAGTGAACGCCAAGAACCCCAGGAGTATTACTGTGCAGCAACGTCGCAGCATTCAGGGCGGCGCGGCCCACCCCGCCCGGGCCGCGATCATGCCCGTGATCGTGTCCGTCCTCCTCGTCACAGCACT from Corynebacterium fournieri harbors:
- the glf gene encoding UDP-galactopyranose mutase, with the translated sequence MAYDLIVVGSGFFGLTVAEQAASELGKRVLVVEKRSHIGGNAYSENEPETGIEVHKYGAHLFHTSNERVWEYVNRFTDFTDYQHRVFAMHDGTAYQFPMGLGLINQFFGRYYSPEEAKKLIEEQREGLDPAAATNLEERGIALIGKPLYDAFVKHYTAKQWQTDPTDLPPEIISRLPVRYTFNNRYFNDTYEGLPVDGYAAWLEKMAEHELIDVRTNTDWFAVASEVRAENPDAPVVYTGPLDQYFDYAEGRLGWRTLDFEQEVLEIGDFQGTPVMNYNDADVPYTRIHEFRHFHPERSEYPSDKTVIVKEYSRFAEDDDEVYYPINTPEDREKLEAYRRLAAEESEQNNVLFGGRLGTYQYLDMHMAIAAALTLFDNQLRPFFEAGEPLSQPRGH